A window of the Haloarcula litorea genome harbors these coding sequences:
- a CDS encoding NCS2 family permease: MAGTLEELFELDEHGTDVRTEVLAGVTTFLTMSYIVVVNPFILTAFPDDDIPGGIAIDGFGPGEVVQMLAVVTILASVVAMLVMAFYANRPFGLAPGLGLNAFFAITVVGILGVPWETALAAIVVEGVVFILLTVVGAREYVIRLFPEPVKFAVGTGIGLFLAIIGLQAMGVVVNDAATLISLGNVASDPVAILSVLGLFFTLVLYAAGVRGSIVIGIGVTTLVGWGLTLAGFFEQGTLTPGSIPSAQYNIAPLAGAFVEGFANVEAFSFALIVFTFFFVDFFDTAGTLVGVGQAGGFLDEDGNFPDIDKPLMADAVGTTVGGMLGTSTVTTFVESATGVEEGGRTGLTALVVAGLFLASLVVVPLAAAIPQYASHIALVVVAVLLMRNVVDIDWEDFSHAVPAGLTIMVMPFTYSIAYGIAAGIISYPLVKTAKGEFDDVLLGQWALAAAFVVYFVVRTGGVLQGAV; this comes from the coding sequence ATGGCGGGGACACTCGAGGAGCTGTTCGAGTTAGACGAGCACGGGACGGACGTACGAACCGAGGTTCTCGCGGGCGTCACCACGTTCCTGACGATGAGCTACATCGTGGTGGTCAACCCGTTCATCCTGACGGCGTTCCCGGACGACGACATCCCGGGCGGTATCGCGATCGACGGGTTCGGCCCCGGCGAGGTGGTCCAGATGCTGGCCGTCGTCACGATCCTCGCGTCGGTGGTGGCGATGCTGGTGATGGCCTTCTACGCGAACAGGCCGTTCGGGCTCGCGCCCGGGCTCGGGCTGAACGCCTTCTTCGCGATCACGGTCGTCGGCATCCTCGGGGTCCCCTGGGAGACGGCGCTCGCGGCCATCGTCGTCGAGGGGGTCGTCTTCATCCTGCTGACCGTGGTGGGTGCCCGTGAGTACGTCATCCGGCTGTTCCCCGAGCCCGTGAAGTTCGCGGTCGGGACCGGGATCGGTCTGTTCCTGGCGATCATCGGCCTGCAGGCGATGGGCGTCGTCGTCAACGACGCGGCGACGCTCATCTCGCTGGGGAACGTCGCCAGCGATCCCGTCGCCATCCTCTCCGTGCTGGGGCTGTTCTTCACGCTCGTGCTCTACGCCGCGGGCGTCCGCGGCTCGATCGTCATCGGCATCGGCGTCACGACGCTCGTCGGGTGGGGGCTGACGCTCGCGGGCTTCTTCGAGCAGGGGACGCTCACGCCGGGGAGCATCCCCTCGGCACAGTACAATATCGCGCCGCTGGCCGGCGCGTTCGTCGAGGGCTTCGCCAACGTCGAGGCGTTCTCCTTTGCCCTCATCGTGTTCACGTTCTTCTTCGTCGACTTCTTCGACACCGCCGGGACGCTGGTCGGCGTCGGTCAGGCCGGCGGCTTCCTCGACGAGGACGGTAACTTCCCGGACATCGACAAGCCGCTGATGGCCGACGCCGTCGGCACGACCGTCGGCGGGATGCTGGGCACGTCGACGGTGACGACGTTCGTCGAGTCCGCCACCGGCGTCGAGGAGGGCGGGCGAACCGGCCTCACCGCGCTGGTCGTCGCCGGGCTCTTCCTGGCGTCGCTCGTGGTCGTTCCGCTGGCGGCCGCGATCCCCCAGTACGCCTCCCACATCGCGCTGGTGGTCGTGGCGGTCCTGCTGATGCGCAACGTCGTCGACATCGACTGGGAGGACTTCTCCCACGCCGTCCCGGCCGGCCTGACGATTATGGTGATGCCCTTCACCTACTCCATCGCCTACGGGATCGCCGCCGGCATCATCTCCTACCCGCTCGTCAAGACCGCGAAAGGCGAGTTCGACGACGTGCTCCTCGGCCAGTGGGCGCTGGCGGCGGCGTTCGTCGTCTACTTCGTCGTCCGCACCGGCGGCGTCCTGCAGGGCGCGGTCTGA
- a CDS encoding threonine synthase, translating to MLYCEACGREYARDGPWRCDCGHALDYRDRPLPDGDPRPFDRDAGIWAFADFLPMDTRVTLGEGWTPLVDAPAWDATFKLEFLHPTGSFKDRGAATVVAEALAVGADRVVEDSSGNAGLAVASYAARAGLDAEIYVPADAKAEKRRRIERTGADVVAVEGDRQAVTDACVDAVEAGAGYYASHAWSPAFFAGTATVAYELAAQRGWESPDAVVTPLGHGTLFLGAYRGFRALEAAGLVDDVPRLLGAQAAGASPVADALHGDAAEPAGHNAVADGIQIRDPARGEQLLTAVEATDGDAIAVDAAATERAHDRLSESGLHVEPTCATATAALERFRERGVVAPEDDVVVALTGRNA from the coding sequence ATGCTGTACTGCGAGGCCTGCGGCCGCGAGTACGCCCGCGACGGGCCGTGGCGCTGTGACTGCGGCCACGCGCTGGACTACCGCGACCGGCCGCTGCCCGATGGGGACCCGCGGCCGTTCGACCGCGACGCCGGAATCTGGGCGTTCGCCGACTTCCTGCCGATGGACACCCGCGTCACGCTGGGCGAGGGGTGGACGCCGCTGGTCGACGCGCCCGCGTGGGACGCGACGTTCAAGCTGGAGTTCCTCCACCCGACGGGGAGTTTCAAGGACCGGGGCGCGGCGACGGTCGTCGCGGAGGCGCTTGCGGTCGGGGCCGACCGCGTCGTCGAGGACTCCTCGGGCAACGCCGGCCTGGCGGTCGCCAGTTACGCCGCCCGGGCGGGGCTGGACGCCGAGATCTACGTCCCGGCCGACGCCAAGGCGGAGAAGCGCCGTCGCATCGAACGGACCGGGGCCGACGTGGTGGCCGTCGAGGGCGACCGCCAGGCCGTGACCGACGCCTGCGTCGACGCCGTCGAGGCCGGCGCGGGCTACTACGCCAGCCACGCCTGGAGCCCCGCCTTCTTCGCGGGGACGGCCACCGTCGCCTACGAGCTGGCCGCCCAGCGCGGCTGGGAGAGCCCCGACGCGGTCGTGACGCCGCTGGGCCACGGGACGCTGTTCCTGGGTGCCTACCGGGGCTTTCGCGCGCTCGAAGCGGCGGGGCTGGTCGACGACGTGCCGCGGCTCCTGGGCGCGCAGGCGGCCGGCGCGAGCCCGGTCGCCGACGCCCTGCACGGCGACGCGGCCGAGCCCGCCGGGCACAACGCCGTCGCCGACGGCATCCAGATCCGCGACCCCGCCCGCGGGGAGCAGCTCTTGACGGCGGTCGAGGCGACCGACGGCGACGCGATCGCCGTCGACGCCGCGGCGACCGAGCGCGCCCACGATCGGCTCTCGGAGTCGGGACTGCACGTCGAGCCGACCTGCGCGACGGCGACGGCGGCGCTCGAACGGTTCCGCGAGCGCGGCGTCGTCGCTCCCGAGGACGACGTGGTGGTGGCGCTCACCGGCCGGAACGCCTAG
- a CDS encoding DUF7511 domain-containing protein, which yields MGAEWCPDTAAGPPVPTDEFGEVSLVTELEPTADGERRAMLYPSDQPGHEIATRWLAISADALIDLDSVR from the coding sequence ATGGGAGCAGAGTGGTGCCCGGATACCGCGGCTGGCCCGCCGGTACCGACCGACGAGTTCGGCGAGGTGTCGCTGGTCACCGAACTCGAACCGACGGCCGACGGCGAGCGCCGGGCGATGCTGTACCCGAGCGATCAGCCGGGACACGAGATCGCCACCCGCTGGCTCGCGATCTCGGCCGACGCGCTGATCGATCTCGACAGCGTTCGGTAG
- a CDS encoding transcriptional regulator yields the protein MSRSALVGNVTAMLEDAGFLVSDRCAIRPKSFDVAARRGEDVLLVKILGNIDAFDARTGAEMRRLGTYLNATPMVVGLRTRDEELKPGVVYFRHGVPVLSPDTAMDLFVEEVPPLIYAAPGGLYVNIDSEVLADAREEKEWSLGRLAKELGVSRRTVSKYEDGMDASVEVAAELEDLFEEPLTSPVSVLDGAEEVRDDEPTPDDPDVAPEDEPIATVFTRIGFEVHPTDRAPFKTVNENASRREQVLTGHSAFTEAAEKRARIMSSVGEVTRTRSVYVVDELSRESVDGTALIEKEEMEAIEDADDLRDLIVERGEEPEEVA from the coding sequence ATGTCACGGTCCGCACTGGTCGGCAACGTCACCGCGATGCTGGAGGACGCGGGGTTCCTGGTGAGCGACCGGTGTGCGATTCGGCCCAAGAGCTTCGACGTAGCGGCCCGTCGCGGCGAGGACGTGCTGCTCGTGAAGATCCTGGGCAACATCGACGCCTTCGACGCCCGGACCGGCGCGGAGATGCGCCGGCTGGGCACCTACCTCAACGCGACACCGATGGTCGTCGGTCTCCGGACCCGCGACGAGGAGCTGAAGCCGGGCGTGGTCTACTTCCGGCACGGCGTCCCGGTGCTGTCGCCCGACACGGCGATGGACCTCTTCGTCGAGGAGGTCCCGCCGCTCATCTACGCCGCGCCGGGCGGGCTCTACGTCAACATCGACTCGGAGGTGCTGGCCGACGCCCGCGAGGAGAAGGAGTGGTCGCTGGGCCGCCTGGCGAAGGAGCTGGGCGTCTCCCGGCGCACCGTCTCGAAGTACGAGGACGGGATGGACGCCTCCGTCGAGGTGGCCGCCGAACTCGAGGACCTGTTCGAGGAGCCGCTGACCTCGCCGGTCAGCGTCCTCGACGGGGCCGAGGAGGTCAGAGACGACGAGCCCACGCCGGACGACCCCGACGTGGCCCCGGAGGACGAACCGATCGCCACGGTGTTCACCCGGATCGGGTTCGAGGTCCACCCGACCGACCGCGCGCCGTTCAAGACGGTCAACGAGAACGCCAGCCGCCGCGAACAGGTGCTGACGGGCCACTCCGCGTTCACCGAGGCCGCGGAGAAACGCGCCCGCATCATGTCCTCCGTCGGCGAGGTCACTCGCACCCGGTCGGTGTACGTCGTCGACGAACTCAGTCGCGAGTCCGTCGACGGCACCGCGCTCATCGAGAAAGAGGAGATGGAGGCCATCGAGGACGCCGACGACCTCCGGGACCTCATCGTGGAACGGGGCGAGGAGCCCGAGGAAGTCGCGTAG
- a CDS encoding tRNA(Ile)(2)-agmatinylcytidine synthase, whose protein sequence is MTVVGLDDTDSRETGMCTTYAAARLADEIRAAGGAVERLLLVRLNPAVEHKTRGNAALAVHTDLDADRATELVRETLSLARTDDPRTNPGAVVADCDPDAVPERVAAFATAAVREIRDRVAAATLADRVGFARVERGNGRGVVGALAAVGAWRALDDWTYEHIAYRERERWGTDRAVDADSVRAAADEHYPAVWDTVDRASGYPVCVPRTPCPILYGIRGDDPEACRAVAAAIESEPVADGATFLTNQGTDAHLRAAPVDAVTDDSAYRVTATVVDGPETRRGGHVFLTVGDGEATLDCAAFEPTKRFRDRVRALREGDRVTVCGEVSDGTLKLEKFAVRDPVTTERVTPDCPDCGRSMASAGRGQGYRCRDCGTSADGKVDRPLDREIERGWYEVPPVARRHIAKPLVRGGFDGRVHPER, encoded by the coding sequence GTGACGGTCGTCGGTCTCGACGATACGGACTCCCGGGAGACGGGGATGTGTACGACCTACGCCGCCGCCCGGCTGGCCGACGAGATCCGCGCCGCCGGCGGGGCCGTCGAGCGGCTGCTCCTGGTGCGTCTGAACCCCGCCGTCGAGCACAAGACCCGCGGCAACGCGGCGCTTGCGGTCCACACCGACCTCGACGCCGACCGGGCGACCGAGCTGGTCCGCGAGACGCTCTCGCTGGCCCGGACCGACGACCCGCGGACGAACCCCGGCGCGGTCGTCGCCGACTGCGACCCCGACGCAGTCCCCGAACGCGTCGCCGCGTTCGCGACGGCCGCCGTCCGCGAGATCCGGGACCGCGTCGCCGCGGCGACGCTGGCCGACCGGGTCGGGTTCGCCCGCGTCGAGCGGGGCAACGGCCGCGGCGTCGTGGGCGCGCTGGCGGCCGTCGGCGCGTGGCGCGCGCTCGACGACTGGACCTACGAGCACATCGCCTACCGGGAACGGGAGCGCTGGGGGACCGACCGCGCGGTCGACGCCGACAGCGTCCGCGCCGCCGCCGACGAGCACTACCCGGCGGTCTGGGACACCGTCGACCGCGCCTCGGGCTACCCGGTCTGTGTCCCCCGCACGCCCTGTCCCATCCTCTACGGGATCCGCGGCGACGACCCCGAGGCCTGCCGGGCCGTCGCCGCCGCCATCGAGAGCGAACCGGTCGCCGACGGCGCGACGTTCCTCACGAACCAGGGGACCGACGCCCACCTGCGGGCCGCCCCCGTCGACGCCGTCACCGACGACAGCGCCTACCGCGTGACCGCGACCGTCGTCGACGGCCCCGAGACCCGTCGGGGCGGCCACGTCTTCCTGACCGTCGGCGACGGCGAGGCCACCCTCGACTGTGCGGCCTTCGAGCCGACCAAGCGCTTCCGGGACCGGGTGCGGGCGCTCCGCGAGGGCGACCGCGTCACCGTCTGTGGGGAGGTGAGCGACGGGACGCTGAAACTGGAGAAGTTCGCCGTCCGCGACCCGGTGACGACCGAGCGGGTGACGCCGGACTGCCCCGACTGCGGCCGCTCGATGGCCTCGGCCGGTCGCGGGCAGGGCTACCGCTGCCGGGACTGTGGGACCAGCGCCGACGGGAAGGTCGACCGCCCGCTTGACCGCGAGATCGAGCGCGGGTGGTACGAGGTGCCGCCGGTGGCGCGGCGACACATCGCGAAGCCGCTGGTGCGGGGCGGGTTCGACGGCCGGGTACATCCGGAGCGGTGA
- the pyrE gene encoding orotate phosphoribosyltransferase, with protein sequence MSTDDLVTALRDADAVKFGEFELSHGGTSQYYVDKYLFETDPDCLAAVAAAFAERVDDTKLAGVALGGVPLVAVTSVETGLPYVVARKQQKDYGTANLVEGDLAEGEEVVVIEDIATTGQSAIDAAEALREAGAVVERVLVVVDRQEGAAENLAAHDLELESLVTAADLLADAPEDVDVDA encoded by the coding sequence ATGTCCACCGACGACCTCGTGACGGCGCTGCGGGACGCGGACGCCGTCAAGTTCGGCGAGTTCGAGCTCTCACACGGCGGCACCTCGCAGTACTACGTCGACAAGTACCTCTTCGAGACCGACCCGGACTGCCTCGCCGCCGTCGCCGCGGCCTTCGCCGAGCGGGTCGACGACACCAAACTGGCCGGCGTCGCGCTGGGCGGGGTCCCGCTCGTGGCGGTCACCAGCGTCGAGACGGGGCTGCCCTACGTCGTCGCCCGCAAGCAACAGAAGGACTACGGCACCGCCAACCTCGTCGAGGGCGACCTCGCCGAGGGCGAGGAAGTGGTCGTGATCGAGGACATCGCGACGACGGGACAGAGCGCCATCGACGCCGCCGAGGCCCTGCGCGAGGCCGGGGCCGTCGTCGAGCGCGTGCTGGTCGTCGTCGACCGGCAGGAGGGGGCCGCCGAGAACCTGGCCGCACACGACCTCGAACTGGAGTCGCTGGTGACGGCCGCCGACCTGCTGGCCGACGCCCCCGAGGACGTCGACGTCGACGCCTGA
- a CDS encoding glutathione S-transferase N-terminal domain-containing protein, with protein sequence MTNLELYELEGCPYCAKVKTKLDELGLEYESHMVPRSHDERTEVEEVSGQTGVPVLVDEEHGVEGMAESDDIVAYLEKTYGSGAA encoded by the coding sequence ATGACGAACCTGGAACTGTACGAACTGGAGGGCTGCCCGTACTGCGCGAAGGTCAAGACGAAGCTCGACGAACTGGGGCTCGAGTACGAGTCCCACATGGTCCCGCGCTCGCACGACGAGCGCACCGAAGTCGAGGAGGTCTCGGGTCAGACGGGCGTCCCCGTACTGGTCGACGAGGAACACGGCGTCGAGGGGATGGCCGAGTCCGACGACATCGTGGCGTACCTGGAGAAGACCTACGGGTCCGGCGCGGCGTAG
- a CDS encoding ATP-binding protein, translating to MDVTDLSRRFAPSGLVVAGLGFLLTRFTVTLAAYDDPVRFVVGGLVPLALGLGLSAFGVALVVGDFDPAFARTVVAWCVGGATAMLVLVVLTLVGNGTNFAMEPMRSQTYLANFLIGGSVGGALTGVYAGRAARQRRELERQTGRLEMVTRLLRDEVLNAVTVIRGRAEVLRSTHDTDSAAAIERRTDDVATTVENVKHITRDGDALGALDAVRVVPCVRRAVETVRARYPDARVTLDVAVDDDVTVWANPLVEEAVVHLVENAVVYSEAATPLAEVRVTAGRSAVAVSVADDGPGLPERQQDLIEREAVATYADRETGFGLNLVRLLAGSYGGSLSATVDDGTTVTLTLRRADATADDGADALSRRRLALVVAASLAAGGVMGGVVQAAGGGVPIIGALYGATSESVGWVTHEFHSVVFGLTYAALLRAVPSTVDERVRDYGVAVGLAVALWLVAAGLVMPLWLRAVGVAAPLPNLTVATLGGHLCWGVTLAGLYRHGSRWLSE from the coding sequence ATGGACGTCACAGACCTGTCGCGGCGGTTCGCACCCAGCGGCCTCGTCGTCGCCGGCCTGGGGTTTCTCCTGACTCGCTTCACCGTCACGCTGGCGGCCTACGACGACCCCGTCCGGTTCGTCGTGGGCGGACTGGTCCCGCTGGCGCTGGGCCTGGGCCTGTCGGCGTTCGGCGTCGCCCTGGTCGTGGGCGACTTCGACCCTGCGTTCGCCCGGACCGTCGTCGCGTGGTGTGTCGGCGGCGCGACGGCGATGCTGGTCCTGGTCGTCCTGACGCTGGTGGGCAACGGGACGAACTTCGCGATGGAGCCGATGCGCTCCCAGACGTACCTCGCGAACTTCCTCATCGGCGGGAGCGTCGGCGGCGCGCTGACGGGCGTCTACGCCGGGCGGGCCGCCCGCCAGCGCCGCGAACTGGAGCGACAGACCGGCCGCCTGGAGATGGTGACCCGGCTGTTGCGCGACGAGGTCCTCAACGCCGTGACGGTCATCCGCGGCCGGGCGGAGGTGCTGCGGTCGACCCACGACACCGACTCCGCGGCGGCCATCGAGCGACGGACCGACGACGTGGCGACGACCGTCGAGAACGTGAAACACATCACGCGGGACGGGGACGCGCTGGGCGCGCTGGACGCCGTCCGCGTCGTCCCCTGCGTGCGCCGGGCCGTCGAGACCGTCCGGGCGCGGTATCCCGACGCGCGGGTCACGCTGGACGTGGCGGTCGACGACGACGTCACCGTCTGGGCGAACCCGCTGGTCGAGGAGGCCGTCGTCCACCTGGTGGAGAACGCGGTCGTCTACAGCGAGGCGGCGACGCCGCTCGCCGAGGTGCGCGTGACCGCCGGGCGGTCGGCCGTCGCGGTCAGCGTCGCCGACGACGGTCCCGGGCTCCCGGAGCGCCAGCAGGACCTCATCGAGCGCGAGGCGGTGGCGACGTACGCGGACCGCGAGACGGGGTTCGGGCTGAACCTCGTGCGCCTGCTCGCCGGGAGCTACGGCGGGAGCCTGTCGGCGACCGTCGACGACGGGACGACCGTGACGCTGACGCTGCGCCGCGCCGACGCGACGGCCGACGACGGTGCCGACGCGCTGTCCCGGCGACGCCTCGCCCTGGTCGTCGCCGCCTCGCTGGCCGCCGGCGGGGTGATGGGTGGGGTCGTGCAGGCGGCCGGCGGCGGGGTCCCGATCATCGGCGCGCTCTACGGCGCGACAAGCGAGTCCGTGGGCTGGGTGACCCACGAGTTCCACAGCGTCGTCTTCGGGCTGACCTACGCGGCGCTCCTCCGGGCGGTGCCGTCGACGGTCGACGAGCGGGTCCGTGACTACGGCGTCGCCGTCGGGCTGGCCGTCGCACTGTGGCTCGTGGCGGCCGGGCTGGTGATGCCGCTGTGGCTCCGGGCCGTCGGCGTCGCCGCACCGCTGCCGAACCTGACGGTCGCGACCCTCGGGGGCCACCTCTGCTGGGGCGTGACGCTGGCGGGGCTGTACCGCCACGGCTCCCGCTGGCTGTCCGAGTAG
- a CDS encoding MFS transporter, with product MGETATGTAAETAPDTDDQRDNRRWWTVVIFGYATLEGVALQVRGAVIPNLALTFGAPEWQLGLIAPAGTVGFLVVVTVVGAVVGRLDTRRVLLFGVVGTGVGALAMGLAPTFPLFLAAVVGRGVLRGAGRGTDRPLLSHLYPTQRGRFFSYYDMMWAAGATAGPLLAAAAIAVADWRWAYFALAAAFVPLVVLITRLDTPTVGGDDPLDLAELRRIGRRPEVGAMAVALFLSVGVEGGLFTWLTTYAGTQLPDTLATVSLSVMLAGYVPGRLLSGSVAERVGYVRLSVALAALTVPAIWYTFFVADGVALLAGAFAIGLTLSGLYPTLLAYGTEAVPEHSAPVNATASVTASAGIAVVPAAMGFAISGAGVARAMTLLVGLAALLLAVLVTTALLVGTVRDRPDSNSH from the coding sequence ATGGGCGAGACTGCGACGGGCACCGCCGCGGAGACGGCCCCCGACACCGACGACCAACGGGACAACCGCCGGTGGTGGACCGTCGTCATCTTCGGATACGCCACGCTGGAGGGTGTCGCCCTCCAGGTCCGCGGCGCGGTCATCCCGAACCTGGCCCTGACGTTCGGTGCGCCGGAGTGGCAACTCGGCCTGATCGCACCGGCCGGGACCGTCGGTTTCCTCGTCGTCGTGACCGTCGTCGGGGCCGTCGTCGGCCGCCTGGACACCAGACGGGTGTTGCTGTTCGGCGTCGTCGGGACCGGCGTCGGTGCGCTGGCGATGGGGCTGGCCCCGACGTTCCCGCTGTTCCTCGCGGCGGTGGTCGGTCGGGGGGTCCTCCGCGGGGCGGGACGGGGGACCGACCGCCCGCTGCTGAGCCACCTCTACCCCACCCAGCGGGGCCGGTTCTTCAGCTACTACGACATGATGTGGGCGGCCGGCGCGACCGCCGGACCGCTGCTGGCCGCGGCTGCCATCGCCGTGGCCGACTGGCGGTGGGCGTACTTCGCGCTGGCGGCGGCGTTCGTCCCGCTGGTGGTCCTCATCACCAGGCTCGACACGCCCACGGTCGGTGGCGACGACCCGCTTGACCTCGCAGAACTGCGCCGCATCGGCCGCCGCCCGGAGGTGGGCGCGATGGCGGTCGCCCTGTTCCTCTCGGTCGGTGTCGAGGGCGGCCTGTTCACGTGGCTGACCACCTACGCGGGCACCCAGCTCCCGGACACGCTCGCGACCGTCTCCCTGTCGGTGATGCTGGCGGGCTACGTCCCGGGCCGTCTGCTGTCGGGGTCGGTCGCCGAACGGGTCGGCTACGTCCGGCTGAGCGTCGCGCTCGCTGCCCTGACCGTCCCGGCGATCTGGTACACCTTCTTCGTCGCGGACGGCGTCGCGCTGCTGGCCGGCGCGTTCGCCATCGGTCTCACGCTCTCGGGACTGTACCCGACGCTGCTGGCCTACGGGACCGAGGCCGTCCCCGAGCACAGCGCGCCGGTGAACGCGACGGCGTCGGTCACCGCCTCGGCGGGCATCGCCGTCGTCCCGGCGGCGATGGGCTTCGCGATCAGCGGGGCGGGCGTGGCACGCGCGATGACGCTGCTGGTCGGCCTCGCGGCGCTCCTGCTCGCGGTGCTCGTGACGACGGCGCTGCTGGTCGGGACCGTCCGGGACCGACCGGATTCCAACAGCCATTAG
- the uvrB gene encoding excinuclease ABC subunit UvrB, giving the protein MSDAGGPLSIDRPDADSEFRVDAPFDPAGDQPEAIEQLAEGFRQGMEKQTLLGVTGSGKTNTVSWVVEEIQQPTLVIAHNKTLAAQLYEEFRDLFPDNAVEYFVSYYDYYQPEAYVEQTDTFIDKDASINDEIDRLRHSATRSLLTRDDVIVVASVSAIYGLGDPRNYVDMSLSLEVGQEIERDELLSRLVDLNYERNDVDFTQGTFRVRGDTLEIYPMYGRYAVRVEFWGDEIDRMLKVDPLEGEVKSEEPAALIHPAEHYSIPEQRLERAIEEIEELLEQRIRYFERQGDHVAAQRIEERTRFDIEMMEETGYCSGIENYSVHLSDRESGEAPYTLLDYFPEDFLTVVDESHQTLPQIRGQFEGDKSRKESLVENGFRLPTAFDNRPLTFQEFEAKTDQTLYVSATPGDYEREESAQVVEQIVRPTHLVDPAVEVADATGQVEDLLDRIDGRIERDERVLVTTLTKRMAEDLTEYLEESGVDVAYMHDETDTLERHELIRSLRLGEIDVLVGINLLREGLDIPEVSLVAILDADQEGFLRSETTLVQTMGRAARNVNGEVVLYADDTSSAMESAIEETQRRRRIQQAYNEEHGFEPTTIEKEVGETTLPGSETDTSDVAGDGPSDADEAARQVERLEDRMEEAANNLEFELAADIRDRIRELREEFDLVGGEDEDGGVPAPGPEF; this is encoded by the coding sequence ATGAGCGACGCCGGAGGTCCCCTCTCGATCGACCGACCCGACGCCGACAGCGAGTTCCGCGTCGACGCCCCGTTCGACCCCGCCGGCGACCAGCCCGAGGCCATCGAGCAGCTGGCCGAGGGGTTCCGGCAGGGGATGGAGAAACAGACCCTGCTGGGCGTGACGGGGTCGGGCAAGACCAACACCGTCTCCTGGGTCGTCGAGGAGATCCAGCAGCCGACGCTGGTCATCGCCCACAACAAGACGCTGGCGGCCCAGCTCTACGAGGAGTTCCGGGACCTCTTCCCGGACAACGCCGTCGAGTACTTCGTCTCCTACTACGACTACTACCAGCCCGAGGCCTACGTCGAGCAGACGGACACCTTCATCGACAAGGACGCCTCGATCAACGACGAGATCGACCGGCTGCGCCACTCCGCGACCCGGTCGCTGCTGACCCGGGACGACGTCATCGTCGTGGCCTCGGTCTCGGCCATCTACGGGCTGGGCGACCCGCGCAACTACGTCGACATGTCCCTCTCGCTGGAGGTGGGCCAGGAGATCGAACGGGACGAACTGCTCTCGCGGCTGGTGGACCTGAACTACGAGCGCAACGACGTGGACTTCACGCAGGGCACCTTCCGCGTTCGCGGGGACACGCTGGAGATCTACCCGATGTACGGCCGCTACGCCGTCCGCGTGGAGTTCTGGGGCGACGAGATCGACCGGATGCTGAAGGTCGATCCGCTGGAGGGGGAGGTGAAAAGCGAGGAGCCCGCGGCGCTGATCCACCCGGCGGAACACTACTCGATCCCCGAGCAACGGCTGGAACGGGCAATCGAGGAGATCGAGGAACTGCTCGAACAGCGCATCCGCTACTTCGAGCGGCAGGGCGACCACGTCGCCGCCCAGCGCATCGAGGAGCGCACCCGGTTCGACATCGAGATGATGGAGGAGACGGGCTACTGTTCGGGCATCGAGAACTACTCGGTCCACCTCTCGGACCGCGAGAGCGGCGAGGCCCCCTACACGCTGCTGGACTACTTCCCCGAGGACTTCCTCACCGTCGTCGACGAGTCCCACCAGACCCTGCCACAGATCCGCGGGCAGTTCGAGGGCGACAAGTCCCGCAAGGAGAGCCTCGTCGAGAACGGCTTCCGGCTCCCCACGGCGTTCGACAACCGCCCGCTGACCTTCCAGGAGTTCGAGGCGAAGACCGACCAGACGCTGTACGTCTCGGCGACGCCGGGCGACTACGAGCGCGAGGAGTCGGCGCAGGTCGTCGAACAGATCGTCCGCCCGACCCACCTCGTCGACCCGGCCGTCGAGGTCGCGGACGCCACCGGCCAGGTCGAGGACCTGCTGGACCGCATCGACGGCCGGATCGAACGGGACGAGCGCGTGCTCGTCACGACACTCACCAAACGGATGGCCGAGGACCTCACCGAGTACCTGGAGGAGTCCGGCGTCGACGTGGCGTACATGCACGACGAGACGGACACGCTGGAGCGCCACGAACTCATCCGCTCGCTGCGGCTGGGCGAGATCGACGTGCTCGTCGGGATCAACCTCCTGCGGGAGGGGCTGGACATCCCCGAGGTGTCGCTGGTCGCGATCCTCGACGCCGACCAGGAGGGGTTCCTGCGGTCGGAGACGACGCTGGTCCAGACGATGGGGCGGGCGGCCCGCAACGTCAACGGCGAGGTGGTGCTGTACGCCGACGACACCAGTTCGGCGATGGAGTCGGCCATCGAGGAGACCCAGCGCCGCCGGCGCATCCAGCAGGCCTACAACGAGGAGCACGGCTTCGAGCCGACGACCATCGAGAAGGAGGTCGGCGAGACGACCCTCCCCGGGAGCGAGACCGACACCAGCGACGTGGCCGGCGACGGCCCGAGCGACGCCGACGAGGCCGCCCGGCAGGTCGAGCGCCTCGAAGACCGGATGGAAGAGGCCGCCAACAACCTGGAGTTCGAGCTCGCGGCGGACATCCGCGACCGGATCCGCGAACTGCGCGAGGAGTTCGACCTCGTCGGCGGCGAGGACGAGGACGGCGGCGTCCCGGCTCCGGGCCCCGAGTTCTGA